A stretch of the Corylus avellana chromosome ca6, CavTom2PMs-1.0 genome encodes the following:
- the LOC132183584 gene encoding leucine-rich repeat extensin-like protein 4 encodes MQASGCCLLVSLLLLLFSSFSSALSNAEANSIARRQLLALPKDGDLPNEYEFGVVLNVTFPNTRLRRAYIALQAWKKAIYSDPFNTTGNWVGPDVCAYNGVFCAPALDDPTLTVVAGIDLNHADIAGFLPVELGLLTEIALLHINTNRFCGIIPKSFSRLTLLFELDVSNNRFVGLFPKVVIGIPNLKYLDLRFNDFDGELPPELFNKDLDALFLNNNRFISTIPDTFGNSPASVMVVANNHLHGCIPSNIGKMGSTLNEIVFSNNHLTGCLPAEIGLLGNVTVLDIASNNFTGILPKTFKGLSNVEELDIAHNTLTGFVPGSICRLPNLVNFTFSYNYFNGEAPECEPPSRKDVVLDDMSNCLPERPTQKSPKVCAQVVNRPVDCSKAKCRGSKTPNPPPQPQPPKPTPSPKAPLPPQSQPPQPSPSPDAPPQPQPPQPSPSPNAPSQPQPPQSSPSPKEPPQPQPPQPSPSPEAPPQPQPPQPSPSPNTPSQPQPPQPSHSPEAPPQPQPPQPSPSPNTPSQPQPPQPSPSPNAPSQPQSPQSSPSPEASPQPQPSPSPNAPSQPQPPQPSPSPEAPSQPQPPQPSPSPEAPPQPQPPQQSPSPDASPQPQPPQPSHSPDASPQPQSPQSSPSPEAPQPQPPQSSPSPSPEAPQPQPPQSSPSPSPEAPQPQPPQPSPSPNAPPQSQPPQPSPSPKAPPQQQPSPSPKDPPQPQPSPSPKALPPTPEPQPPQHQPYPQPISAPPKPSSAPALPPTPEPQPYPQPISAPPKPSSAPALSPDPYNESPFNRARPPPPPAQPSTPSPKIAPSPPPLQPPPPVHSPSPPPPIHSPPQPPVHSSPPPAYSPLPPVRSPPPPSPSHSAPTPKGDMALPPTFGSDYQSPPPPTSTGY; translated from the coding sequence ATGCAGGCCTCAGGCTGCTGCCTACTGgtctccctcctcctcctcctcttctcaTCGTTCTCTTCAGCGTTGTCAAATGCTGAAGCCAACTCCATCGCTCGTCGCCAGCTATTAGCGCTCCCCAAGGACGGTGATTTACCTAATGAATACGAATTCGGAGTTGTTTTGAATGTAACTTTTCCCAATACCAGGCTTAGACGGGCATATATTGCACTCCAAGCATGGAAGAAAGCAATTTACTCAGACCCTTTTAACACCACGGGGAATTGGGTTGGACCCGATGTTTGTGCTTACAATGGCGTTTTTTGCGCTCCAGCTCTTGACGACCCGACGCTCACTGTTGTTGCAGGCATTGATCTTAACCACGCCGACATTGCCGGGTTCCTTCCGGTGGAGTTGGGTTTATTAACAGAAATTGCTTTGCTCCACATCAACACCAATAGGTTTTGTGGGATCATTCCCAAGAGCTTCTCGAGGCTCACGCTTCTTTTCGAGCTTGATGTCAGCAACAACCGGTTTGTGGGCTTGTTCCCTAAGGTTGTCATAGGTATTCCTAATCTAAAATACCTTGATCTTAGGTTCAATGATTTTGACGGTGAGCTACCTCCTGAGCTCTTCAACAAAGACTTGGATGCTCTGTTCTTGAACAATAACCGCTTCATATCCACCATTCCTGACACTTTCGGAAACTCCCCCGCCTCTGTTATGGTGGTTGCCAATAACCATCTCCACGGCTGTATTCCAAGCAACATTGGCAAAATGGGCAGCACATTGAACGAGATTGTTTTCTCGAACAATCACCTCACCGGATGCTTGCCTGCTGAGATTGGGTTGCTTGGAAACGTGACGGTTTTGGACATTGCCTCCAACAACTTCACCGGAATCTTGCCAAAGACGTTCAAAGGGCTTTCCAATGTTGAGGAGTTGGATATTGCGCACAACACATTGACAGGGTTTGTCCCTGGGAGCATTTGTCGTCTTCCTAACTTGGTAAACTTCACTTTCTCCTACAATTACTTCAATGGCGAGGCCCCAGAATGCGAGCCACCATCTAGGAAGGACGTTGTGTTGGATGACATGAGCAACTGCTTACCGGAAAGGCCGACACAGAAGTCTCCAAAAGTTTGCGCTCAGGTGGTGAATCGACCGGTTGATTGTAGCAAGGCTAAGTGTAGAGGATCAAAGACTCCAAACCCGCCGCCACAACCACAACCGCCAAAGCCAACTCCTTCTCCAAAGGCGCCGCTGCCACCGCAATCACAACCGCCACAACCATCTCCTTCTCCAGACGCGCCACCACAACCACAGCCGCCACAACCGTCTCCTTCTCCAAACGCGCCGTCGCAACCACAACCACCACAGTCGTCTCCTTCTCCAAAAGAGCCGCCGCAACCACAGCCGCCACAGCCGTCTCCTTCTCCAGAGGCGCCACCGCAACCACAGCCGCCACAGCCGTCTCCTTCTCCAAACACACCGTCGCAACCACAACCGCCACAGCCATCTCATTCTCCAGAGGCACCGCCGCAACCACAACCGCCACAGCCGTCTCCTTCTCCAAACACGCCGTCGCAACCACAACCGCCACAACCGTCTCCTTCTCCAAACGCGCCGTCGCAACCACAATCGCCACAGTCGTCTCCTTCTCCAGAGGCGTCGCCGCAACCACAGCCGTCTCCTTCTCCAAACGCGCCGTCACAACCGCAACCACCACAGCCGTCTCCTTCTCCAGAGGCGCCATCGCAACCACAGCCGCCACAACCATCTCCTTCTCCAGAGGCGCCACCGCAACCACAGCCGCCACAGCAGTCTCCTTCTCCAGACGCGTCGCCGCAACCACAACCGCCACAGCCGTCTCATTCTCCAGACGCGTCGCCGCAACCACAATCGCCACAGTCGTCTCCTTCTCCAGAGGCTCCACAACCACAGCCACCACAGTcgtctccttctccttctccagaGGCGCCACAACCACAGCCACCACAGTcgtctccttctccttctccagaGGCGCCACAACCACAGCCACCACAGCCGTCTCCTTCTCCAAACGCACCGCCGCAATCACAACCGCCACAGCCGTCTCCTTCTCCAAAGGCGCCACCGCAACAACAACCATCTCCTTCTCCAAAGGATCCGCCGCAACCACAACCATCTCCTTCTCCAAAGGCATTGCCACCAACGCCAGAGCCACAACCTCCCCAACATCAACCATACCCACAACCAATTTCAGCTCCTCCAAAACCATCTTCAGCACCGGCATTGCCACCAACGCCAGAGCCACAACCATACCCACAACCAATTTCAGCTCCTCCAAAACCATCTTCAGCACCGGCATTGTCACCTGATCCTTACAACGAATCACCCTTTAATAGGGCTCGACCTCCTCCTCCACCAGCTCAACCCTCCACACCATCACCTAAAATTGCTCCTTCACCACCTCCTCTACAACCCCCACCGCCGGTTCACTCTCCTTCACCACCCCCACCTATTCACTCTCCTCCACAACCTCCAGTTCACTCTTCACCACCACCGGCCTACTCTCCATTACCCCCAGTCCGTTCTCCACCTCCACCTTCCCCATCTCATTCAGCTCCTACACCAAAGGGCGACATGGCTCTACCCCCGACCTTCGGCTCCGATTACCAATCGCCGCCTCCACCAACGTCCACAGGCTACTAA